A part of Chroococcidiopsis sp. TS-821 genomic DNA contains:
- a CDS encoding glycosyltransferase family 4 protein: protein MRKLLVVPVFHHALGGATVSLALMLKGFQQCGTLDQVCVLLRSNSLMEQYLRQAGHEACLHLIPEQDLTQFMKQALRWVNQQPPDWPLLLENCVARQVLPAMLQAAPALRLSRRPVYLVFRDLADSPHRLGSLIRKVTLSSLAPYAICNSQFTAQHIRRLVPNARDVLYPPVDPEQFNARRNVPPPEELLPILASGARVILTPSRISKEDIANDKNLRSLPKVLAHLKAAGHHYHGVIIGQDTSSAQAHSRALVAQAEDLGVADRFTILPPALDIENYYKYADVVVTLAPREPFGRTVVEAIACGVPVIGSCTGGIGEILHNFAAQWTVAPYDPVAAARAIIRVVNAPDTPSILTRGQKWVEVNCSLRQYAQKIMKITGLQSTHFSETQLVL from the coding sequence ATGCGTAAACTTTTAGTTGTGCCAGTGTTTCATCATGCTTTAGGAGGAGCGACAGTTTCTCTGGCGTTGATGCTTAAAGGTTTTCAGCAATGTGGGACGTTAGATCAAGTCTGCGTTCTTTTGAGATCTAATTCTTTAATGGAGCAGTATTTGCGTCAAGCAGGTCATGAAGCTTGTTTGCATCTCATTCCCGAACAAGATTTGACGCAGTTTATGAAGCAAGCACTGCGTTGGGTCAATCAACAACCTCCGGATTGGCCTTTGCTGTTAGAAAACTGCGTAGCTCGGCAAGTGTTACCAGCGATGTTGCAAGCAGCACCTGCACTTCGATTGAGTCGTCGCCCTGTTTACCTTGTTTTTCGCGACTTAGCAGATTCACCACATCGCCTTGGTAGCTTAATTAGAAAAGTAACGCTCAGCAGTCTTGCTCCCTACGCAATTTGCAATTCGCAATTTACGGCGCAGCATATCAGGAGATTAGTTCCTAATGCTCGCGATGTTCTTTATCCTCCGGTCGATCCCGAACAGTTTAACGCACGGCGAAATGTGCCTCCTCCAGAAGAACTACTACCAATTCTGGCTTCAGGTGCGCGGGTTATTCTGACACCTTCGCGGATTAGCAAAGAAGATATTGCCAACGATAAAAACTTGCGATCGCTCCCAAAAGTGTTAGCCCATTTAAAAGCTGCTGGTCATCATTATCATGGAGTCATTATTGGACAAGACACATCCTCCGCACAAGCTCATAGTCGTGCTTTAGTTGCACAAGCTGAAGATTTAGGAGTTGCAGATCGCTTTACAATTCTACCGCCCGCGTTAGACATCGAGAACTACTATAAGTATGCTGATGTTGTCGTGACACTTGCTCCTAGAGAACCTTTTGGTCGCACCGTTGTCGAAGCGATCGCCTGCGGTGTACCCGTTATTGGCAGCTGTACTGGCGGTATTGGAGAAATCTTGCATAATTTCGCTGCTCAATGGACGGTAGCTCCATACGATCCAGTAGCAGCGGCACGCGCAATTATACGTGTTGTTAATGCGCCCGACACTCCTAGTATTCTTACTCGCGGTCAAAAATGGGTCGAAGTCAATTGTAGCCTTAGACAATATGCCCAAAAAATCATGAAGATTACAGGCTTACAATCCACTCATTTTTCTGAAACTCAACTTGTTCTTTGA
- a CDS encoding O-antigen ligase: MTQLYKPRFAAATAQQDQLVSGIWIRWQALTLPERIVCASIVLIPLWWLLGIYRYFATVLLLGVAVYEWQKYGEFRLKSPSLPVIALISFGAYQIGKIIVAYSVSGRDTFTTVFLLTFCPAIWLWYVQSNHIKVRIEVVTWACTVSVVQMVTFWALLQFVIPETLFFPPRFQNVYAFLTGQGVIEGFINNPNFLQPYANYGNSIGVRRYNLFFIYPEFFAIFAGFIGIVALEIKKRFWSLLLLSGSVFLIVISGTRAVWVSFPIVVILYFLLKNLTKFWGPPIIFALIALISFTTLSLPPITSTITNTFSQTTQSVSEAREDSTDVRNAIYRQTWQDLLGNEDALIWGFPSAGGAIQVTGSNKNAVVGSHSFILGNLLYRNGIIGTTIFAVFWGSLFLWLYRTRAGRPMCCFCILIFYTLLAPTTPVIYEMHVSGLLIALCVALRSPKPKLSGVRHA; this comes from the coding sequence ATGACTCAGCTGTATAAACCGAGATTTGCTGCCGCAACAGCGCAGCAAGACCAACTTGTTTCTGGTATCTGGATTCGCTGGCAAGCTTTAACCCTGCCAGAACGCATTGTCTGCGCGAGTATTGTCCTGATTCCCCTGTGGTGGTTGCTAGGAATCTACAGATACTTTGCTACTGTATTATTGCTGGGTGTTGCTGTTTATGAATGGCAAAAATATGGGGAATTTCGACTTAAAAGCCCGTCTTTGCCTGTTATTGCTTTAATTAGCTTTGGAGCCTATCAAATAGGCAAAATTATTGTGGCATACTCGGTTTCAGGAAGAGATACCTTCACTACGGTATTTCTTCTGACTTTTTGCCCGGCAATCTGGTTGTGGTACGTCCAAAGCAATCACATTAAAGTTCGCATAGAAGTGGTGACTTGGGCTTGTACGGTAAGCGTTGTCCAAATGGTCACCTTCTGGGCTTTGCTACAATTCGTCATTCCAGAAACTTTGTTTTTTCCACCTCGCTTTCAAAATGTTTATGCCTTTCTCACGGGGCAAGGAGTGATTGAAGGGTTTATTAACAACCCTAATTTTTTACAACCTTATGCAAATTACGGCAATTCAATTGGCGTACGTCGCTATAATTTGTTCTTCATTTATCCTGAATTTTTTGCAATATTTGCTGGCTTCATCGGTATAGTTGCTTTAGAGATCAAAAAACGTTTTTGGTCGTTGCTTCTTCTTTCGGGAAGCGTATTCTTAATTGTTATTAGTGGGACGCGGGCAGTTTGGGTTTCTTTTCCCATCGTAGTTATTCTGTATTTCTTACTCAAGAATTTAACTAAGTTTTGGGGACCTCCAATTATTTTTGCGTTGATAGCTTTAATTAGCTTCACAACGCTCTCGCTTCCTCCGATAACAAGTACGATTACAAATACATTTTCACAAACGACGCAGTCTGTCAGTGAAGCGCGGGAAGACTCTACAGATGTCCGCAACGCTATCTATCGCCAAACATGGCAAGACCTTCTCGGTAATGAAGATGCACTCATTTGGGGATTTCCTAGTGCTGGAGGTGCAATTCAAGTTACTGGTAGTAACAAAAATGCGGTCGTTGGATCGCACAGTTTTATTTTGGGGAATCTACTATACCGTAATGGAATCATTGGCACAACAATTTTTGCGGTTTTTTGGGGTTCGCTCTTTTTGTGGCTTTACCGAACCCGCGCTGGTAGACCCATGTGCTGCTTTTGTATCCTAATTTTTTATACATTGCTAGCTCCAACAACTCCTGTCATATATGAGATGCATGTATCAGGGTTGTTAATTGCGCTGTGTGTTGCGCTACGTAGTCCAAAACCTAAGTTGTCAGGAGTGCGTCATGCGTAA
- a CDS encoding tyrosine-protein kinase domain-containing protein, with protein sequence MNHIVNIIRRHWMPLLLLNGVVLAATLYSVIYTKTNVAPVWKATAKLNLPQPTTRLDTNLGTLGQIQNTALGFTRELNPLQIQMAILMSDTVMERTLAVDPEKSLFPRLSDYKLAFSATPQEQSTIINLQVKASSPDIAQRRLSNLINIYQLRLNELRHQDTNVRKQFSQTDLEEAQAQLAKAQAELASFQQATGLTEVAEQTRALIAQQRELRTTYTNVLSQAQANQAQAQAASERLGINAQQAMNSLRLGENREYQAIRQKLSDAETALAEARSRYTDESPQVQSLLSQRQELMQLLNQQIAIAAPGASANQIDPTLGGNGTRDSRIEMIAELIRAQNNAAGLQQQANQIASEINRVNAELNNIAQNRAQLINLQRQYEIAEGVYKSILAQVEQTKTNPFNVYPNVQTLDAPAIDPKPEEPSKRAIALGGILAGLFGSISLIFFLEKRNPMLRPKDLEQVEFPVLGRISRLKRADMERNLSGEVAIELQRLASAVLMLEHQRLLVTSSTSGEGKTTVTLGLALALVNFGFRVLIVDGDLRQAELSQRLGQPQKKLKDGQPSPVSVCLGLDLLPAPALSKGKIPEFFARGSFQQYLDQIQADGGYDYVLVDSPPIGLASETNLMSSVVRNVLFVVRSGKSDRYAVMDGFEQLAQHHAQIMGLVVNYVEPKDVGYRYGRQRELIETEA encoded by the coding sequence ATGAACCACATAGTCAATATCATCCGTAGACACTGGATGCCCTTGTTGCTGCTAAACGGTGTCGTGCTTGCTGCCACACTGTATTCAGTCATTTATACAAAGACGAATGTTGCTCCCGTGTGGAAGGCAACTGCTAAGTTAAATCTTCCCCAACCAACAACGCGGTTGGACACTAATTTAGGAACTTTAGGTCAAATACAGAATACCGCACTAGGATTTACGCGAGAACTGAATCCTTTGCAGATTCAGATGGCAATTTTAATGAGTGATACCGTTATGGAGCGGACGCTGGCGGTAGATCCAGAAAAAAGCTTGTTTCCACGATTGAGTGATTACAAGTTGGCATTTAGTGCGACACCGCAAGAGCAATCAACAATTATTAACTTACAAGTCAAAGCTTCTAGTCCAGATATTGCGCAAAGGCGATTAAGCAACCTGATTAATATTTATCAGCTTCGTCTTAATGAACTGCGCCATCAAGATACAAACGTCCGCAAGCAATTTTCCCAAACTGATTTAGAGGAGGCGCAAGCGCAGTTAGCAAAAGCGCAAGCAGAGTTAGCTAGTTTTCAACAAGCGACTGGATTGACAGAAGTAGCAGAACAAACAAGGGCATTGATTGCTCAACAGCGAGAGTTAAGAACAACCTACACCAATGTACTATCACAAGCTCAAGCAAACCAAGCTCAAGCACAAGCTGCATCGGAACGTTTAGGAATCAATGCGCAACAGGCAATGAATTCATTGCGCTTAGGAGAAAACAGAGAATACCAAGCAATTCGACAAAAACTTTCTGATGCTGAAACTGCGCTAGCAGAAGCACGAAGCCGGTATACCGATGAAAGTCCGCAAGTGCAGTCACTGCTGTCTCAACGTCAAGAATTGATGCAACTGCTGAATCAGCAAATTGCGATCGCGGCTCCTGGGGCAAGTGCCAACCAAATCGATCCGACGCTTGGTGGTAATGGCACTCGCGATAGCCGAATTGAGATGATTGCTGAACTGATCCGAGCGCAAAATAATGCTGCTGGATTACAGCAACAAGCGAATCAAATTGCTAGTGAAATCAATCGCGTTAATGCGGAACTGAACAACATTGCTCAAAATAGAGCGCAGCTGATAAACTTGCAGCGACAATATGAGATTGCTGAGGGAGTCTACAAGAGTATTCTTGCTCAAGTTGAACAAACAAAAACGAACCCGTTCAATGTGTATCCCAACGTCCAAACTTTGGATGCACCTGCTATCGATCCAAAACCGGAAGAACCAAGCAAACGGGCGATCGCACTTGGTGGAATTTTGGCAGGATTATTCGGCAGCATCAGCTTAATTTTCTTCTTAGAGAAGCGCAATCCTATGCTGCGTCCCAAAGATCTCGAACAGGTGGAATTTCCAGTTTTGGGTCGGATTTCTCGACTCAAACGTGCCGATATGGAACGCAACTTGTCTGGTGAGGTGGCAATTGAATTACAACGGCTGGCTTCTGCGGTTTTGATGTTAGAGCATCAGCGGTTGTTAGTGACAAGTTCTACCTCAGGTGAAGGTAAGACGACTGTAACTTTAGGACTTGCTTTGGCTTTAGTTAACTTTGGTTTCCGAGTCCTGATTGTTGACGGTGATTTACGTCAAGCTGAGCTGAGTCAGCGTTTGGGACAGCCGCAGAAAAAACTGAAAGATGGTCAGCCCTCACCAGTTTCAGTCTGTTTGGGATTGGACTTGTTACCAGCACCAGCGCTTTCTAAAGGAAAAATTCCTGAATTTTTTGCGCGTGGTAGTTTTCAACAATATCTAGACCAAATTCAAGCTGATGGCGGTTACGACTATGTTTTGGTTGATAGTCCACCGATTGGTTTAGCAAGCGAAACAAATCTAATGAGTTCAGTCGTGCGCAATGTTCTGTTTGTCGTGCGTTCAGGTAAGAGCGATCGCTATGCAGTGATGGATGGCTTTGAACAACTTGCACAGCATCACGCCCAAATTATGGGGCTAGTCGTCAACTATGTTGAACCCAAAGATGTTGGCTATCGCTACGGACGTCAGCGCGAATTAATCGAAACCGAGGCTTAG
- a CDS encoding glycosyltransferase gives MTQVLQQQSTPSSVEKTPLVSVIINNYNYGRFLPQAIESVLNQTYQNWELIVVDDGSTDNSREIIEAYKEQLTAIWQKNAGQGEALNTGIAHSQGEIICFLDADDYFHPDKLMKVVAAFDKHPEWVQISHCWTSVNTDGVPIGKGSTLLNQGDVRPLLLRWGRYAMGITSGLAYRRAALQQALPIPTRKAAAADTYLTVVVPFYGEVGCINEPLMFYRIHGKNKQARNDDLRYLIQEREDTANFINQASANMGLADRLNMRLDVDYRTLTALQQGNVPWKEKIEIIWLSLQESREIGRSAKDTLERLLRRGICALFPSEGRAVLRLGLRGYLRFKLFGQ, from the coding sequence ATGACTCAAGTACTTCAACAGCAATCAACACCTTCTAGCGTTGAAAAGACACCACTAGTTAGTGTCATTATTAATAACTACAACTACGGTCGGTTCTTACCTCAAGCGATTGAAAGTGTTTTAAACCAGACTTACCAAAACTGGGAATTGATCGTTGTTGATGATGGGTCAACAGACAATTCTCGCGAAATTATTGAAGCTTACAAAGAGCAGCTTACGGCAATCTGGCAAAAGAATGCCGGTCAAGGAGAGGCGTTAAATACCGGAATAGCTCATTCTCAAGGGGAAATCATCTGTTTTCTAGATGCTGATGATTACTTTCATCCAGACAAACTTATGAAGGTTGTTGCAGCCTTTGACAAGCATCCAGAATGGGTGCAGATTTCGCATTGTTGGACATCTGTAAATACAGATGGAGTCCCAATCGGCAAAGGTTCTACACTTCTCAACCAAGGAGATGTGCGTCCTTTACTACTACGATGGGGAAGATATGCGATGGGAATCACTTCTGGACTTGCATATCGTCGCGCTGCATTACAGCAAGCTTTACCAATTCCGACTCGAAAAGCTGCCGCAGCAGATACGTATTTAACTGTTGTTGTTCCTTTTTATGGTGAAGTAGGCTGCATTAACGAACCACTCATGTTTTATCGCATACACGGTAAAAACAAGCAAGCTCGCAATGACGATTTGCGTTACTTGATTCAGGAACGAGAAGATACCGCAAATTTTATTAATCAGGCATCTGCAAACATGGGGTTAGCTGACCGGCTGAATATGCGTTTGGATGTAGACTATCGCACGCTCACTGCACTACAACAAGGTAACGTTCCTTGGAAAGAAAAAATTGAAATTATCTGGCTTTCGTTGCAAGAAAGCCGCGAAATCGGGCGGAGTGCCAAGGATACCCTGGAGCGGTTGTTACGGCGTGGTATCTGTGCTTTATTTCCTTCTGAAGGAAGAGCAGTTCTGCGTTTAGGGCTGCGTGGCTACTTGCGTTTCAAGTTATTCGGTCAATAG
- a CDS encoding glycoside hydrolase family 10 protein produces the protein MLKLHRSHYLLLLLCAVSLTLTIVLAPLSHQITAASPRSHSVPELRGVWLTNIDSDVLFQRDRLTNAIGRLHQLNFNTVYPTVWNWGYTLYPSRVAQRIIGRSLDPTPGLQQRDVLKEIVRQAHQKKMAVIPWFEFGFMAPADSLLAQRHPQWLTSRRDGSKVWQEGKHERVWLNPFRPDVQQFILDLIVEIVSNYDVDGIQFDDHFGLPSEFGYDAYTVALYQKEHQGQRPPSDPQDAAWVRWRADKITAYMQQVFRAVKARKQNCLISVSPNPQRVSYDLFLADWEKWERQGFVEELILQVYRNDINVFISELQYPEVVAAKRHIPVGIGILSGLKNRHVPIQQVQDQVAAVRQRNFAGVSFFFYETLWNLSQEKSSDRQSVFQRMFSAAVPRPNIYKGWKSG, from the coding sequence ATGCTTAAATTGCATCGATCGCACTATTTACTGCTCTTATTGTGTGCGGTGAGCTTGACTCTAACCATAGTGCTTGCACCACTATCGCATCAGATAACCGCTGCTAGCCCTCGCAGTCATTCTGTGCCGGAGTTAAGGGGCGTATGGTTAACAAATATAGATAGTGATGTATTATTTCAGCGCGATCGCTTAACCAATGCAATCGGACGCTTACATCAACTGAACTTCAATACAGTTTATCCCACAGTCTGGAATTGGGGCTATACGCTTTATCCTAGCCGAGTCGCACAACGCATAATTGGGCGATCCCTCGATCCCACTCCAGGGCTACAACAACGCGATGTCTTAAAAGAAATTGTGCGACAAGCACATCAAAAAAAGATGGCAGTCATTCCTTGGTTTGAGTTTGGCTTTATGGCACCGGCGGATTCGCTGCTTGCTCAACGTCATCCACAATGGCTGACAAGTCGTCGTGATGGTAGTAAAGTTTGGCAAGAAGGAAAGCACGAACGAGTATGGCTCAATCCCTTCCGTCCTGATGTACAGCAATTTATTCTAGACCTCATTGTTGAAATTGTTAGCAATTATGACGTAGACGGTATTCAATTTGACGACCACTTCGGTTTACCATCCGAGTTTGGCTATGATGCCTACACGGTAGCGCTTTATCAAAAAGAACACCAAGGACAACGTCCTCCTAGCGATCCCCAAGATGCTGCATGGGTCCGCTGGCGTGCAGATAAGATTACAGCATATATGCAACAAGTCTTTCGCGCAGTCAAAGCTAGAAAGCAAAATTGCTTAATTTCTGTGTCGCCAAATCCGCAACGAGTTTCCTACGACTTATTTTTAGCCGATTGGGAAAAATGGGAACGCCAAGGCTTCGTCGAAGAATTAATTTTGCAAGTTTATCGCAACGACATCAACGTGTTTATTAGCGAATTGCAGTACCCAGAAGTTGTTGCAGCAAAACGTCATATCCCAGTCGGTATTGGAATTTTAAGCGGGCTAAAAAACCGTCACGTGCCAATTCAACAAGTTCAAGATCAAGTAGCAGCAGTCCGCCAACGCAACTTTGCAGGCGTTTCCTTTTTCTTTTACGAAACTTTATGGAATCTTTCGCAGGAAAAGTCAAGCGATCGCCAATCCGTCTTTCAAAGAATGTTTTCAGCAGCTGTACCGCGACCAAATATTTACAAAGGGTGGAAGAGTGGTTAG
- a CDS encoding site-2 protease family protein produces MSIASETSIVGLIVLAAFIILGWGFYRARPYGKLGIIAWLQSVVLMAPWLLFFGLFAAGIYINIVGILFLLVTSAAVYIFLGRQLRAAGQDAILRSRATERLANATQDTPQTEETTPPAPLQPEVVPIADADLAAIRGIFGIDTFFATETIPYQEGAIFRGNLRGEPEAVFQKLSSNLQQQLGDRYRLFLVENLDGKPVVIVLPSRNDPQPTTLPQTILAIVLLVATIATCLEAGGILLGFDFFTNWQRFSEPLPIAAGILAILLTHELGHRLLARRYQVRLSPPFFLPTLQIGAFGAITRFQSILPNRKVLFDIAFAGPAFGGVLSFAMLVLGLILSRPESLFQVPTEFFQGSILVGTIARVILGSALQQNVVAVHPLTVIGWLGLVITALNLMPAGQLDGGRIVQAIYGRKTAGRTTIATLIVLAIASFANPLALYWAVIIIFLQRDLERPSQNELSEPDDARAALGLLALFLMVATLLPLTPALAGRLGIGG; encoded by the coding sequence ATGTCGATCGCATCTGAAACTTCTATAGTCGGGCTGATTGTATTAGCAGCTTTTATAATACTAGGCTGGGGCTTTTATCGCGCTAGACCGTATGGCAAGTTGGGAATCATTGCCTGGTTACAGTCAGTGGTGTTAATGGCTCCATGGTTACTCTTTTTCGGCTTATTCGCTGCGGGGATCTACATAAATATCGTGGGGATATTGTTCTTGTTAGTCACTTCAGCCGCAGTCTATATTTTTCTGGGAAGGCAGCTACGGGCAGCTGGTCAAGATGCGATTTTGCGATCGCGCGCAACCGAACGCCTCGCAAATGCGACTCAAGACACCCCTCAAACCGAAGAGACGACTCCACCCGCACCGCTACAACCTGAAGTCGTACCGATCGCCGATGCTGATTTAGCAGCGATTCGCGGTATTTTTGGCATCGATACTTTTTTTGCTACTGAGACAATTCCTTATCAAGAAGGAGCGATCTTCAGGGGTAATCTCCGCGGAGAACCAGAGGCAGTTTTCCAAAAACTCAGTAGCAACCTCCAGCAGCAGTTAGGCGATCGCTATCGTCTATTTTTAGTCGAAAACCTCGACGGTAAGCCGGTTGTGATTGTACTTCCTAGTCGTAACGATCCCCAACCGACGACTTTACCACAAACGATTTTGGCAATTGTCTTACTCGTCGCCACGATCGCTACGTGTTTAGAAGCTGGAGGTATTTTACTAGGGTTTGATTTCTTCACAAATTGGCAGCGATTTTCAGAACCTTTGCCGATTGCAGCAGGAATTTTAGCAATTTTACTGACGCACGAACTCGGTCATCGCTTGCTGGCACGACGTTATCAAGTGCGTCTCAGCCCACCCTTTTTTCTGCCAACTTTACAAATCGGTGCTTTTGGTGCCATTACTCGATTTCAGTCGATTTTACCTAACCGAAAAGTTTTGTTCGATATCGCTTTCGCTGGACCTGCGTTTGGCGGTGTTTTATCGTTCGCGATGTTAGTTCTTGGTTTAATCCTTTCTCGCCCTGAAAGTTTATTTCAAGTACCAACCGAGTTTTTTCAAGGGTCTATTTTAGTAGGTACAATTGCTCGCGTTATTTTAGGCTCGGCACTGCAACAAAACGTTGTCGCAGTTCATCCACTCACGGTGATTGGTTGGTTAGGTTTAGTCATCACAGCACTGAATTTAATGCCCGCTGGGCAATTAGATGGCGGGCGGATTGTACAAGCGATTTACGGGCGCAAAACTGCTGGACGTACTACGATCGCAACCTTAATTGTGCTGGCGATCGCCTCTTTTGCAAATCCGCTAGCTTTGTATTGGGCTGTTATAATCATCTTTTTGCAACGCGACTTAGAACGTCCCAGCCAAAATGAACTCAGCGAACCGGATGACGCCCGCGCAGCTTTGGGACTACTCGCTTTATTTTTAATGGTTGCCACACTCTTACCTCTCACTCCCGCATTAGCCGGACGTTTGGGGATCGGTGGGTGA